GATCTTCACCACAGTACTTAAATCCTAGATTGATGCAATGGGGCAAGTTTCTCACCATCTTAATCCTAAAATTTCTCCTGACTGAATTGGACGATGGTTGGGTTGGGATTTGTAATCTTGCTTTAAGGTTTATGGCTTACAGCACGGGAGATATCGATTGTTCGACTTGTACGCCGCGTTGGACCATGGTTTTTTGAAATAATGGAGTAGGAATTGCAGCTTCGACAGGCCAAACCCCAGGCTTATCTAGTGCCTGAGTCAGGATCAGTTGGGCAATACTTCCAGTGCCGTATCCGGCTGCGATCGCAGTATCTGGCAACACCAATGTCGATACAGCCTGGGTCGGCTGCCCCTCCCGCATCCCCGTCACTGCCGAGCGCATGGCGACTCCAATCCCGCTAAACCGATCCGTAAATTGTGTCGTCACAAAGCCTCCCCAAGATAAAAACTCAATCATGCGTCGGTTTTGTAACCAAGGCTTAGGCATCCAATGAGCCAAGGCCCAGGTAATACCGTTATAAATCTCGGGCACTGACCCAAACTTGGTAATTACAGTCTGTACGGGAAACGTTTGGGGCAAGGTGAGCCGTTCCGGCACATCAAACCAAAAGACATTAACCCGACCATAGGGGGAGGGAAAGGTAATAACTTCCCGACCGCTATAGGGTTGGATGAGCTGCCATTTCCCCTGTAGCCACCCAGGGAACGACTCAATTAATCCCAAAAAAGTAGTTCGCATAATCGTCACGCCAGCCCCACCGGTTCCGGCGACGACATAGCTGAGGTGAATGGTATCGGCTTGATCTAGAGCTTCTACATCCTGACGAACCATGCTGTTGGAAATCCCTGGGAAAACCCCCGTGTTGATGATCGCAGTCACGCCTGCTGCTTGGGCTTGTTCCTGATATTGGAGCGCCTTCTCCGTAAAAGAAGGATGATCGCTGACATCCAGATAGTTGACCTGGTTTTGGATACAGGTTTTCAAAACTCGGGCATCACGATCATGGAACGGACCTGCACAGTGAATGACTAGATCATGGGATGCGATCGCAACATCCAATGCCCCTTGATCATCCAAATCCAGCTGCAAAGCCTGAGACTGAGCACCTAAGCTCGCAGCACTATTTTGAGCCGCCTTCGAATCACGACTGGTGAGTGTAACAACCCCTTCTGAATGTTTAACTAAATCAGTGGCAACGCTTTGCCCTATCCGCCCAACTCCACCAATCACTAAAACCCTGTTCATACCGCTGATTGTCCTACAGACTCCTCATCTTAAGGTTGTAGCTTGAATCAGAAAGTTGGATCGCAGAAAGTGGTCACTCAAAAAGGGGGGATCAAAAAAATTTGGCAAAGTTGGGGCAAACTAGCCTAAAAAATATGGACGTTGAATGAAAAAACTTGGATTAGAGTAGACTTTATGTCTGTAACAATTGCCAACCCATACGCAACTTATCCGTAAGAGTTTTGGGGGCTTCCGTTGCATTCATCCAATACTTGCCATAAGTTGAAATACTTTTTTGACGGATGTCTTGGGCTTTTGGACCATACCAAATATCACGAGCCCCTTGATCCTTAACATTACCAATGCTAAGCCAATGTATAGATAGAAAAATATCTCCATTGGTGGTGATGGTAAAAGTGCGCAGACCTGTTCGATTCGGGCCAACCTGTCTCCCCAGATCTTCTTCTCTAAAGTAGGAGGGGAGTAATGTGAGCAATTGCTCACTATTCATGATGGGCGCTCCCTGTTGCTTAAGCGTGATCAGTTGCTCTCCAATCTGAGCTAACTCTTCCCAATCTTTCTCTTCAATCCAGAGTTCATCAAACGTTTCGTCCGTAGATCGACTTAAAGGTTGAAAGTGAACTGCAGTTGCGCCTATTTCTTGTGCCCATTCTACAACAGCAGGTAAGTACCGAAAGTTTTTTGCTGTAATGGTCGTCTTGATCACTATCGGGAACGATTGTTGTTGCTTTATTCGTTCTTCAGCCAGATAGGTGATTCCTTGCGATAAGGTGTCAAAAAGTCCAGGAGTCCCTCGCAAGTAATCATGAACTTCTGAATTTGGAGCGTCAACTGAAATATTGACATTAAATGGTCGTGCAGAGGCTATTTTTTGCACATTTACCCTTGATAAACAAGACCCATTTGTTGTAACACCACTATGAATACCTTGTTGAGAGCAAAATTGAAGTAGATCAATAAAACCCGGCTTCAAAAAAGGTTCGCCTCCACTAAAATTAATTGAAAATTCACCGACAAAAGCCTTTATGCTTAACAGTGCATTTTGCCACTCTTCAATCGATAATTCGTCTTGATATTCTTTCAAACGCCAGTATTCACAGTACCGGCATTTAACATTACACCGCTCGTTGACTAATCCTGAAAAGCTTATGGGCTGGGTAAAATCGAAGCTCGTCTGCAAGTAAGCTGCTTCAGCAATTGCATTTTTCGCATGTTTAACCCCTAACCTCGCTAGCGTCTTGAATTGCACTCC
The Acaryochloris marina S15 genome window above contains:
- a CDS encoding saccharopine dehydrogenase family protein, whose translation is MNRVLVIGGVGRIGQSVATDLVKHSEGVVTLTSRDSKAAQNSAASLGAQSQALQLDLDDQGALDVAIASHDLVIHCAGPFHDRDARVLKTCIQNQVNYLDVSDHPSFTEKALQYQEQAQAAGVTAIINTGVFPGISNSMVRQDVEALDQADTIHLSYVVAGTGGAGVTIMRTTFLGLIESFPGWLQGKWQLIQPYSGREVITFPSPYGRVNVFWFDVPERLTLPQTFPVQTVITKFGSVPEIYNGITWALAHWMPKPWLQNRRMIEFLSWGGFVTTQFTDRFSGIGVAMRSAVTGMREGQPTQAVSTLVLPDTAIAAGYGTGSIAQLILTQALDKPGVWPVEAAIPTPLFQKTMVQRGVQVEQSISPVL
- a CDS encoding radical SAM protein — encoded protein: MQFKTLARLGVKHAKNAIAEAAYLQTSFDFTQPISFSGLVNERCNVKCRYCEYWRLKEYQDELSIEEWQNALLSIKAFVGEFSINFSGGEPFLKPGFIDLLQFCSQQGIHSGVTTNGSCLSRVNVQKIASARPFNVNISVDAPNSEVHDYLRGTPGLFDTLSQGITYLAEERIKQQQSFPIVIKTTITAKNFRYLPAVVEWAQEIGATAVHFQPLSRSTDETFDELWIEEKDWEELAQIGEQLITLKQQGAPIMNSEQLLTLLPSYFREEDLGRQVGPNRTGLRTFTITTNGDIFLSIHWLSIGNVKDQGARDIWYGPKAQDIRQKSISTYGKYWMNATEAPKTLTDKLRMGWQLLQT